In Oryza sativa Japonica Group chromosome 2, ASM3414082v1, the following are encoded in one genomic region:
- the LOC4329192 gene encoding gTPase activating protein 1 — MLGHLVGLVKVRVVRGVNLAVRDLRSSDPYVIVRMGKQKLKTRVIKKTTNPEWNDELTLSIEDPAVPVRLEVYDKDTFIDDAMGNAELDIRPLVEVVKMKIEGVADNTVVKKVVPNRQNCLAEESTIYISEGKVKQDVVLRLRDVECGEIELQLQWVDIPGSKGV, encoded by the exons atgttGGGGCATCTGGTTGGGCTGGTGAAGGTGCGGGTGGTGAGGGGCGTCAACCTCGCCGTCCGCGACCTCCGCTCCAGCGACCCCTACGTCATCGTCCGCATGGGCAAGCAG AAGTTGAAGACACGAGTCATAAAAAAGACTACCAATCCGGAGTGGAACGATGAACTCACCCTCTCGATTGAAGATCCAGCAGTTCCTGTTAGACTG GAAGTGTATGACAAAGACACATTCATCGATGATGCAATGGGCAATGCGGAGCTGGACATCCGCCCATTGGTGGAGGTTGTCAAGATGAAGATTGAGGGTGTTGCTGACAACACGGTTGTGAAGAAAGTGGTACCCAATAGACAGAACTGCCTAGCTGAAGAGAGCACGATATATATCTCTGAGGGGAAGGTGAAGCAAGACGTGGTTCTCAGACTAAGGGATGTGGAATGCGGGGAAATTGAGCTCCAGCTTCAGTGGGTCGACATCCCAGGTTCTAAGGGTGTATGA